The DNA window CCGCGCGGGCCCGTCGCAAGGTTCGCGAGGGCCTCGTGGTCAGCGACAAGATGGAAAAGACCGTCGTGGTCGAGGTCGAGGACCGGGTCAAGCACGCGCTGTACGGCAAGATCATGCGCCGGACCAGCAAGCTGAAGGTCCACGACGAGCAGAACTCGGCCGGCATCGGCGACCGGGTCCTGATCATGGAGACCCGGCCGCTGTCCGCCACCAAGCGGTGGCGGCTCGTGGAGATCCTCGAGAAGGCCAAGTAGCGAAGGCTCGAGCTCGGCCGGGTTCGGTCGGGCGCAGGTTCCGCCAGGCTCCGGCCGCCCCCGGCGGCCGGAGAACCGGCAGACATAGGAGATAGACGTGATTCAGCAGGAGTCGCGACTGCGCGTCGCCGACAACACGGGTGCCCGGGAGATCCTGTGCATCCGGGTTCTCGGTGGCTCCGGTCGGCGCTACGCGAGCATCGGCGACGTCATCGTGGCCACGGTCAAGGACGCGATCCCCGGTGCCGGTGTGAAGAAGGGCGACGTCGTCAAGGCAGTCGTCGTTCGCACCGCCAAGGAGAAGCGGCGGCCGGACGGCTCGTACATCCGCTTCGACGAGAACG is part of the Micromonospora halotolerans genome and encodes:
- the rpsQ gene encoding 30S ribosomal protein S17 — its product is MSENTTATARARRKVREGLVVSDKMEKTVVVEVEDRVKHALYGKIMRRTSKLKVHDEQNSAGIGDRVLIMETRPLSATKRWRLVEILEKAK
- the rplN gene encoding 50S ribosomal protein L14, which translates into the protein MIQQESRLRVADNTGAREILCIRVLGGSGRRYASIGDVIVATVKDAIPGAGVKKGDVVKAVVVRTAKEKRRPDGSYIRFDENAAVIIKDGGDPRGTRIFGPVGRELRDKRFMKIISLAPEVL